One window of Desulfocurvibacter africanus subsp. africanus DSM 2603 genomic DNA carries:
- a CDS encoding phosphoribosylanthranilate isomerase, protein MIKVCGMTRPEDVRLCAEAGADLLGFIFHPASPRFVTPDFPASLEPEALGQARKVGVFVKESVVEVRHTLDEARLDYVQLHGGQDQEFCRAVGFERVIKVFWPKRYASLDELAEDMARFADCALFLLDAGTSGGGHGRSLDFAALAKLDSPRPWLLAGGLGPKNVRAAVEDCAKANLAGVDLNSGVESAPGLKDIEKVRTAIAACRR, encoded by the coding sequence ATGATCAAGGTCTGCGGCATGACCAGGCCCGAGGACGTGCGCCTTTGCGCAGAGGCCGGAGCCGATCTGCTGGGCTTCATCTTCCACCCGGCCAGCCCGCGTTTCGTCACCCCGGACTTTCCGGCCTCCCTTGAGCCGGAGGCTCTCGGCCAGGCGCGCAAGGTCGGCGTCTTCGTCAAGGAGAGTGTGGTGGAAGTCCGCCACACCCTGGACGAAGCAAGACTCGACTACGTTCAGCTCCACGGCGGCCAGGACCAGGAATTCTGCCGCGCCGTGGGCTTTGAGCGGGTCATCAAGGTCTTCTGGCCCAAGCGCTACGCTAGCCTGGACGAGCTGGCCGAGGACATGGCCCGTTTCGCGGACTGCGCTCTGTTTCTGCTGGACGCGGGGACATCCGGCGGCGGCCACGGCAGGAGCCTGGACTTCGCGGCCCTGGCTAAGCTGGACAGTCCTCGCCCCTGGCTGCTGGCCGGCGGCCTGGGACCGAAAAACGTGCGCGCGGCCGTCGAGGACTGTGCGAAGGCGAACCTGGCCGGAGTGGACCTCAACTCCGGCGTGGAATCCGCGCCCGGGCTCAAGGACATCGAGAAAGTACGAACCGCCATCGCCGCCTGCCGGCGATGA